Proteins from a genomic interval of Deltaproteobacteria bacterium:
- a CDS encoding cytoplasmic protein, translated as MSKNNQNTGNPLSFIKEDAGHLLREGQFGAILAGAGEGKTSFLMHLALDNLLSGKNVLHICLGQPVKKVCLWYEEVLHRISDQYELNNTNVMWEMILPHRFIMTFNVEDFSVKRLEERLNDLTEQGVFFPQAVLLDGLPFNETVRESLSELKEMSRKHGFRVWFTVTTHREDKVEQPDDIPSPISYMSNLFDVIVQLKPVGREISVQVIKGQKADKVPPLILDPATQLIKNREQ; from the coding sequence ATGTCAAAAAACAATCAAAATACTGGAAATCCGCTTAGTTTTATCAAGGAAGATGCCGGCCACCTCCTCAGGGAAGGACAATTCGGCGCAATACTTGCCGGGGCCGGAGAGGGTAAGACTTCTTTCCTGATGCATCTGGCCCTGGACAACTTGCTCAGCGGGAAAAACGTACTTCACATATGTCTTGGACAACCGGTAAAAAAGGTATGTCTTTGGTATGAAGAAGTCCTTCACCGCATATCAGATCAATATGAGTTAAATAATACCAATGTGATGTGGGAGATGATCCTTCCCCACCGTTTTATTATGACCTTTAATGTTGAGGACTTCAGCGTAAAGCGGCTTGAAGAGCGTCTGAACGACCTCACTGAGCAGGGCGTATTCTTTCCACAAGCAGTCTTGTTAGACGGATTGCCATTCAATGAGACTGTGCGGGAATCATTGAGCGAACTAAAAGAAATGTCCAGGAAACACGGTTTCCGGGTATGGTTTACCGTAACGACTCACAGAGAAGACAAGGTCGAACAGCCTGACGACATCCCGTCCCCCATCAGTTATATGTCAAACCTTTTTGATGTTATAGTACAACTCAAACCTGTGGGACGTGAGATCAGTGTTCAAGTGATTAAGGGGCAAAAAGCGGACAAAGTCCCGCCTCTAATACTTGATCCAGCCACACAGCTTATCAAAAATCGTGAGCAATGA